In Rickettsia endosymbiont of Gonocerus acuteangulatus, the following are encoded in one genomic region:
- a CDS encoding IS630 family transposase, which produces MARAYAIELRLRVIKAVEAGIRISKVSKLFNVSRDTIYKWKKLKDKQGTLEAATGYQKGHSHKIKDSESFKEFFKANMNKTSKELAKQWGNIASVTILRQIRKLGYSYKKTHFHPKRDIKLRNEFIAKIQTITKDKLVYLDESGIEDNACKEYGWSIIGQRCYGEKVYQHKFRISMIAGLCNGNLIAPVIFEGNCNTEVFKTYIRDVLITELQPGQTVIMDNINFHKNSKVKELIESVGCTILYLPTYSPDLNPIEH; this is translated from the coding sequence ATGGCACGAGCATATGCAATAGAACTAAGACTAAGAGTTATAAAAGCTGTAGAAGCAGGGATACGAATAAGTAAGGTAAGTAAATTATTTAATGTAAGTCGTGATACTATATATAAATGGAAAAAATTAAAAGATAAGCAAGGTACTTTAGAAGCAGCAACTGGTTATCAGAAAGGACATAGTCATAAGATAAAAGATTCAGAATCTTTTAAAGAATTTTTTAAAGCTAATATGAATAAAACATCAAAGGAGTTAGCAAAGCAATGGGGTAATATTGCATCTGTAACTATTTTAAGACAAATCAGAAAACTTGGCTATAGCTATAAAAAAACTCATTTTCATCCGAAAAGAGATATTAAATTAAGAAATGAATTTATAGCAAAGATACAAACCATCACAAAAGACAAATTAGTATATCTTGATGAATCTGGAATAGAGGATAATGCTTGCAAAGAGTATGGATGGAGCATTATAGGACAAAGGTGTTATGGAGAAAAGGTGTATCAACATAAATTTAGAATAAGTATGATAGCTGGTCTTTGTAATGGTAATCTTATTGCTCCTGTAATATTTGAAGGTAATTGTAATACAGAGGTCTTTAAAACTTATATTAGGGATGTATTAATTACAGAATTACAACCTGGGCAAACCGTTATTATGGATAACATTAATTTTCATAAAAATTCTAAAGTTAAAGAGTTAATTGAATCCGTTGGTTGTACCATATTGTATTTACCAACTTACTCTCCTGATTTAAATCCTATAGAGCATTGA
- a CDS encoding IS30 family transposase: MHWWIIKSQKIILVLNNSKRATTVTNGFLRKIKTLPNSVRKTITMDNGKEFVGHVAYRLSGFQTFFCDPYRPRQKALVEKMNSMIHRILPKNTDITTVTQRGLDNVAEI; this comes from the coding sequence GTGCACTGGTGGATAATAAAGAGTCAAAAGATTATTTTAGTGCTGAATAACTCCAAGAGAGCTACAACAGTTACCAATGGTTTTTTAAGAAAGATAAAAACTCTTCCAAATAGTGTGAGAAAGACTATTACTATGGATAATGGCAAAGAGTTTGTGGGGCATGTTGCCTATAGACTATCTGGGTTTCAAACTTTCTTTTGTGATCCATACCGCCCTAGACAAAAAGCATTAGTGGAAAAAATGAATTCTATGATTCATAGAATTTTACCTAAAAATACAGATATTACTACCGTTACACAAAGAGGTCTTGACAATGTTGCTGAGATTTAA
- a CDS encoding IS30 family transposase, producing MMNRKYRHLSREERYEIKRMYDLGVSINKIAQHLTRSKSTISMELKRNKVKDKYMPCVAQEKYENRMYQQELLKIEKNPMLLDYIKNAMIRKKWSPDAIAGKLKLDKNTALCISTESIYRFVYTSAVAAKLKLYSYLPSKRYKRQERGKRRQRIIIPQRISIHQRDAIATKKVEVGHFEADLTFHKGNQSMNIGALVDNKESKDYFSAE from the coding sequence ATGATGAACAGAAAATATAGACACTTATCTCGAGAAGAGAGATATGAGATAAAAAGAATGTATGACCTAGGAGTCAGTATTAATAAGATAGCACAACATCTTACGAGGTCTAAAAGCACTATTAGTATGGAGCTAAAAAGAAATAAGGTAAAAGATAAGTATATGCCTTGTGTTGCTCAGGAAAAATATGAAAACAGGATGTATCAGCAAGAGTTATTAAAAATAGAAAAGAACCCTATGTTGTTAGATTATATTAAAAATGCTATGATTCGCAAGAAATGGTCGCCGGATGCTATAGCCGGAAAGTTAAAACTAGACAAAAATACAGCTTTGTGTATCAGTACAGAAAGTATATATAGATTTGTTTACACTTCTGCAGTAGCAGCTAAATTAAAGTTATATAGCTATTTACCTTCTAAAAGATATAAAAGGCAAGAAAGAGGGAAGAGGCGTCAAAGGATCATTATACCACAAAGGATCTCAATACATCAGCGTGATGCAATAGCTACGAAAAAGGTAGAAGTAGGGCATTTTGAGGCAGATCTTACATTTCATAAAGGTAATCAAAGTATGAATATTGGTGCACTGGTGGATAATAAAGAGTCAAAAGATTATTTTAGTGCTGAATAA
- the istB gene encoding IS21-like element helper ATPase IstB yields the protein MQNLFNDLRSFRLSGIVNSLNERIIYAQNNKLGFKEFLSLLCEDEKSNRKDNNYRRRKSAAKLPVTKNLEDFDFNFQPSVDAKVISDLSTCDYINTKGNVIFIGDSGTGKTHLAIGLALKALTREYSVYFTTVSDMLYNLHIARADNSYHKKVKLLLSFDLLILDELGFKQLPKHSVEDFFNIIAKRYENKSTIITTNKDFEKWNEIFADEVLTHAIIDRVVHHAHILNIKGKSYRINNYKSGGNMA from the coding sequence ATGCAGAACTTATTTAATGACCTACGAAGCTTTAGATTATCAGGTATAGTCAATAGTTTAAATGAAAGGATTATTTATGCTCAAAATAATAAACTAGGATTTAAAGAATTTCTATCACTATTATGTGAAGATGAAAAATCTAACCGTAAGGATAATAATTACCGTCGCCGTAAAAGTGCTGCTAAATTGCCGGTAACTAAAAATTTAGAAGACTTTGATTTTAATTTCCAACCAAGTGTTGATGCCAAAGTAATAAGTGATTTATCAACTTGTGATTATATTAATACTAAGGGAAATGTAATATTCATAGGTGATTCAGGAACTGGGAAAACTCATCTTGCCATTGGGCTAGCATTAAAAGCTTTAACACGAGAATACTCTGTATATTTTACTACGGTATCGGATATGCTTTATAATTTACATATTGCAAGAGCAGATAATAGTTATCACAAAAAGGTTAAATTACTCCTATCGTTTGATTTATTAATTCTTGATGAGCTCGGGTTTAAGCAATTGCCAAAACATTCAGTAGAAGACTTTTTTAATATTATTGCTAAACGATATGAAAATAAATCTACCATTATTACCACAAACAAGGATTTTGAAAAATGGAATGAAATATTTGCTGATGAAGTATTAACTCATGCAATTATTGATCGAGTGGTACATCATGCTCATATACTAAACATAAAAGGTAAAAGTTATCGTATTAATAACTATAAATCTGGAGGTAATATGGCATAA
- the istA gene encoding IS21 family transposase, with the protein MYTTIITLYKQGNSQRNIAKLTRTDRKTVRKIINRYVEAGTESPAIYERSSVLDFWHEKIIELLEKNLSYIRIFEELKNQGYTSSYTSLTRYIKKYKIKDNSCIRFHTLAGEEAQVDFGDIGLQYNSKGRRVKAYVFNMRLSYSRLDYYEVVFDQSCQTWIQCHINAFNYFAGSPKVIKLDNLKAGVVDANFYEPVYQKEYKCLADHYGILLSPCRVYQPQEKGKVESGIKYVKNNFFAGRKFDRYEELTNGLANWLNKANSRIHGTTKRIPRELFEQEERSSLIPLPLETFDLSSWHNRKVAKDCHITIDNNYYSVPAKYIYSEVMVQLSPKLVQIFSIQNDLIARHVRTEGKGIFTTNPSHYAKYKRLCPGFIEYSEHYQQQMQQIGNNCSLLLESLQQTRVNDWQRCARGIISLRKVYNDDLIDKACHRALHYGISSYSKIKNILNSNAVNLPLPEFGGNNAELI; encoded by the coding sequence ATGTATACAACAATTATTACCCTTTATAAACAAGGCAATAGTCAAAGGAATATTGCCAAACTAACAAGAACAGACCGCAAAACAGTACGAAAAATAATAAACCGCTATGTAGAGGCTGGTACAGAATCCCCAGCAATCTATGAACGATCTTCAGTTTTGGATTTTTGGCACGAAAAAATAATTGAGTTATTAGAAAAAAATCTGAGTTACATAAGAATTTTTGAGGAGTTAAAAAATCAAGGTTATACAAGCAGTTATACTTCTTTGACCCGTTATATCAAAAAATATAAAATTAAGGATAACAGTTGCATTCGTTTTCATACTTTAGCAGGAGAGGAAGCACAAGTAGATTTTGGTGACATAGGCTTACAGTATAATTCTAAAGGGCGTAGAGTTAAAGCATATGTATTTAATATGCGTTTAAGCTATAGTCGCCTTGATTATTATGAAGTAGTGTTTGATCAAAGTTGTCAAACATGGATTCAATGTCATATCAATGCATTTAATTATTTTGCTGGTAGTCCAAAAGTAATAAAACTTGATAATCTTAAAGCTGGAGTAGTAGATGCCAATTTTTATGAGCCAGTATATCAGAAGGAATATAAGTGCTTAGCCGATCATTATGGAATTTTACTTTCTCCTTGTCGAGTGTATCAACCGCAAGAAAAAGGCAAAGTTGAGTCGGGAATAAAATACGTTAAAAATAATTTTTTTGCTGGTCGTAAATTTGATAGATATGAAGAATTAACAAATGGTCTTGCAAATTGGTTAAATAAGGCCAATAGCCGAATACATGGTACTACTAAGAGAATACCTAGAGAACTGTTTGAGCAAGAGGAAAGAAGTAGTTTGATTCCTTTACCATTAGAAACTTTTGATTTGTCATCTTGGCATAATCGAAAAGTAGCAAAAGATTGTCATATTACCATAGATAATAATTATTACTCTGTACCAGCAAAATATATATACAGTGAGGTAATGGTACAATTGTCCCCAAAACTTGTTCAAATATTTTCTATACAAAATGATTTAATAGCAAGACACGTTAGAACAGAGGGCAAGGGGATATTTACCACTAATCCGTCTCATTATGCTAAATACAAACGTCTATGCCCAGGTTTTATAGAATATAGTGAACATTATCAACAACAAATGCAGCAGATAGGGAATAATTGCAGTTTATTATTAGAATCATTACAACAAACAAGAGTGAATGATTGGCAACGTTGTGCACGAGGTATCATTTCTTTACGTAAGGTTTACAATGATGACTTAATAGATAAAGCCTGTCATAGAGCACTACATTATGGTATAAGTTCTTACTCTAAAATTAAGAATATTTTAAATAGTAATGCAGTAAACTTACCATTACCAGAGTTTGGAGGTAATAATGCAGAACTTATTTAA
- a CDS encoding transposase — MKNDVIFSSNGYTIFDDTVLNKRNTNQIEIARSQYSGATGRVTKGIGVVSLVYYNPDINKFWVIDYRIFAPDHDGATKLEHLLNMLNNAVYSKKIPFQTVLFDTWYSTHKIMQHVDSLGKYYYAPIKANRNVSKTHDSKPYKAVKELTFSDEEIRCHC; from the coding sequence ATCAAGAATGATGTTATTTTTTCATCTAATGGATATACAATATTTGATGATACGGTTTTAAATAAAAGGAATACGAATCAAATAGAAATTGCAAGATCGCAGTACAGTGGAGCTACAGGTAGAGTTACTAAAGGTATAGGAGTAGTGAGTCTGGTATATTATAACCCTGATATTAATAAGTTTTGGGTAATAGATTATCGAATTTTTGCACCTGATCATGATGGAGCAACAAAACTAGAACACCTATTAAACATGTTAAATAATGCTGTTTATAGCAAGAAGATTCCTTTTCAAACAGTACTTTTTGACACATGGTATTCTACACACAAAATTATGCAACATGTTGACTCTCTGGGGAAATATTATTATGCCCCTATTAAAGCCAATAGAAACGTTAGTAAAACGCACGATTCTAAACCTTATAAAGCTGTAAAAGAGTTGACATTTTCAGATGAAGAGATCAGGTGTCATTGCTAA